One window of the Candidatus Jettenia sp. genome contains the following:
- a CDS encoding RidA family protein has protein sequence MEKFVISTNTAPAVIGPYSQAIKIGNLIFLSGQIPIIPATGEIVQGDIRLQTRQVLENLKHILEAGGSSLDKVIKTTVFMKDLNDYGAINDIYKEFFLHKPPARAAVQAARLPKDVGVEIEAIAFSV, from the coding sequence GATTGGACCATATTCTCAGGCAATCAAGATAGGTAATCTCATATTTTTATCAGGGCAAATTCCTATAATACCTGCAACGGGAGAGATAGTACAAGGTGATATCAGACTTCAGACAAGACAGGTATTGGAAAATTTAAAACACATTCTGGAGGCAGGCGGTTCATCCTTAGACAAGGTAATAAAAACAACAGTCTTTATGAAAGATTTGAATGATTATGGAGCAATTAATGACATCTATAAAGAATTCTTTCTGCATAAACCACCTGCAAGGGCAGCAGTACAGGCTGCAAGGCTACCAAAAGATGTAGGTGTGGAGATCGAGGCCATTGCCTTTAGTGTTTAA